In one window of Arcobacter sp. F155 DNA:
- the ung gene encoding uracil-DNA glycosylase, whose product MNRWDDILNIEKNKDYYKSLEKSLEKEYATKKIFPPKELIFNAFEKTPLKDLKVVILGQDPYHGEGQAQGFSFSTPSDIKNPPSMQNILKEIKEDLGNDSICLDGDLTPWAKQGVLLLNAILTVEEAKPKSHHKMGWETFTDNIIKYISSSCENIVFILWGAPAIKKSKLIDETKHHILTAPHPSPLSSYRGFFGCKHFSKTNEILKQNNKEQIQW is encoded by the coding sequence ATGAACAGATGGGATGATATTTTAAATATTGAAAAAAATAAAGATTATTATAAAAGTTTAGAAAAGTCTTTAGAAAAAGAGTATGCAACAAAAAAGATTTTTCCACCAAAAGAGTTGATTTTTAATGCTTTTGAAAAAACACCTTTAAAGGATTTAAAGGTAGTTATTTTAGGACAAGACCCTTATCATGGAGAAGGACAAGCACAAGGTTTCTCTTTCTCAACACCAAGTGATATTAAAAACCCTCCTTCTATGCAAAATATTTTAAAAGAGATAAAAGAGGATTTAGGAAATGACTCTATTTGTTTAGATGGAGACTTGACACCTTGGGCAAAACAAGGAGTTCTTTTATTAAATGCAATTCTTACAGTTGAAGAAGCAAAACCAAAATCCCACCACAAAATGGGTTGGGAAACTTTCACTGACAATATTATTAAATATATCTCATCATCATGTGAAAATATAGTTTTCATACTTTGGGGAGCTCCTGCTATTAAAAAAAGCAAACTAATTGATGAAACAAAACATCATATTTTAACTGCGCCTCATCCAAGTCCTTTATCTTCTTATAGAGGTTTTTTTGGGTGTAAACATTTTTCAAAAACAAATGAGATTTTAAAACAAAACAATAAAGAGCAAATACAATGGTAA
- a CDS encoding DUF695 domain-containing protein, protein MVINEDTWELVTTDSINQLLRVKKDIDLEGFETLVVVKHNFHVADDIMFPDPACLAFFTAFEKNHLEKLEEESFLKLCAVDIKEGVMKFYIYCKNYEQTIEQLIEFLKTNSLYECEFEVSIEDKGARLKNLI, encoded by the coding sequence ATGGTAATAAATGAAGATACTTGGGAATTAGTGACAACTGATAGTATAAATCAGTTATTAAGAGTTAAAAAAGATATTGATTTAGAAGGTTTTGAGACCTTAGTAGTAGTAAAACATAACTTCCATGTGGCAGATGATATTATGTTTCCAGACCCTGCATGTTTAGCATTTTTTACAGCCTTTGAAAAAAATCATTTAGAAAAACTTGAAGAAGAAAGCTTTTTAAAGCTTTGTGCAGTTGATATAAAAGAGGGAGTTATGAAGTTTTATATCTATTGTAAAAACTATGAGCAAACTATTGAGCAACTAATTGAGTTCTTAAAAACAAATAGTTTATATGAATGTGAATTTGAAGTAAGTATTGAAGATAAAGGAGCTAGATTAAAAAATTTAATCTAG